Proteins co-encoded in one uncultured Draconibacterium sp. genomic window:
- the ruvA gene encoding Holliday junction branch migration protein RuvA, with the protein MYEFIKGNIAEISATHVVVETSGVGYFVHISLNTYSALNGNKEVKVYLHQVVREDAHTLYGFATTTERELFRNLISVNGVGSSTANMMLSSLNPDELKAAVTTENVAVLKAVKGIGAKTAQRIIIDLKDKLGKIPDSGQILHVADNTIRNESLSALVMLGFAKKDAEKIVTKILQEQPDTNVESVIKQALKRL; encoded by the coding sequence ATGTACGAATTCATTAAAGGTAACATTGCCGAAATAAGCGCAACACATGTTGTGGTAGAAACTTCTGGTGTTGGCTACTTTGTTCATATCTCGTTGAACACTTACAGCGCTCTAAACGGAAATAAGGAAGTGAAAGTTTATTTACACCAGGTAGTTCGCGAAGACGCTCATACATTGTATGGTTTTGCCACCACCACCGAACGTGAATTATTTCGGAACCTGATTTCGGTGAATGGAGTTGGTTCCAGCACGGCAAACATGATGCTTTCGTCGTTAAATCCTGATGAATTAAAAGCAGCAGTAACAACCGAAAATGTGGCGGTGTTAAAAGCCGTAAAAGGTATCGGAGCAAAAACGGCACAACGTATCATAATCGATTTAAAAGATAAACTTGGAAAAATACCCGATTCGGGGCAAATTTTACATGTTGCAGACAATACTATCAGAAATGAATCGTTATCTGCATTAGTCATGCTTGGTTTTGCAAAGAAAGATGCAGAAAAGATAGTAACGAAGATACTTCAGGAACAACCTGACACAAACGTTGAAAGCGTTATAAAACAAGCATTAAAAAGGTTATAA
- the pdxA gene encoding 4-hydroxythreonine-4-phosphate dehydrogenase PdxA encodes MAKQDTIRIGITHGDINGIGYEVILKTLSDPRILEMCTPVVYGSPKVAAYHRKALDINDVSFNHIRSTKELLPRKANIINCVDENIRVELGKSTTEAGLSSFNALERATSDLQKGYIDALITAPINKDNIQSEEFNFPGHTEFLAQKFDTKDYAMLMVSESLKIGVVTTHIPISKVAESLNKEVILSKIRIIAKSLQQDFAITKPRIAVFGLNPHAGDNGLIGSEDKEIILPAVIQAKKEGIMALGPYPADGFFGSEDYRKFDAILAMYHDQGLIPFKLASFERGVNYTAGLPAIRTSPAHGTAYAIAGEGKASPESFRQALYLAIDVYKNRSIYSEISKNPLRRYDINPNQVDESVDIEASEEEDTL; translated from the coding sequence ATGGCAAAACAAGATACAATACGCATAGGAATTACTCACGGAGATATAAACGGAATTGGATATGAAGTAATCTTAAAAACACTTTCCGATCCGCGAATTCTCGAAATGTGTACACCGGTTGTTTATGGCTCTCCCAAAGTAGCAGCCTACCACCGCAAAGCACTCGATATAAACGACGTAAGCTTCAACCACATTCGCAGCACCAAAGAGTTACTACCCAGAAAAGCAAACATAATAAATTGTGTTGACGAAAATATTCGGGTTGAATTGGGAAAATCAACCACCGAAGCCGGACTTTCATCATTTAATGCTCTCGAACGCGCTACCAGCGATCTTCAAAAAGGATATATTGATGCACTGATTACAGCACCAATCAACAAAGACAATATTCAAAGTGAAGAATTTAATTTCCCGGGGCATACCGAATTTCTGGCACAAAAATTCGACACAAAAGACTATGCCATGTTAATGGTAAGCGAATCGCTAAAAATTGGTGTTGTAACAACACACATTCCTATTTCGAAAGTAGCTGAAAGCCTGAACAAAGAAGTCATCCTTTCAAAGATCAGGATCATAGCAAAATCTCTTCAGCAAGACTTTGCCATTACAAAACCCAGAATTGCAGTATTTGGATTAAATCCACATGCCGGCGACAACGGATTGATTGGCAGTGAAGACAAAGAAATAATTCTGCCGGCTGTTATTCAGGCTAAAAAAGAAGGGATTATGGCCTTAGGGCCCTATCCTGCCGATGGATTTTTTGGATCGGAAGATTACCGGAAATTTGATGCCATTTTAGCCATGTACCACGATCAGGGATTAATTCCGTTTAAGCTGGCCTCTTTCGAACGTGGCGTAAACTACACTGCCGGACTTCCAGCCATTCGCACATCGCCAGCACATGGAACCGCTTATGCTATTGCCGGAGAAGGAAAAGCATCACCCGAATCATTCCGCCAGGCTTTGTACCTTGCCATCGATGTTTATAAAAACCGAAGTATTTACAGCGAGATCAGTAAAAATCCGCTGAGAAGATACGACATTAACCCCAACCAGGTTGATGAAAGTGTTGATATTGAAGCATCAGAAGAGGAAGATACACTATAA